Proteins from a genomic interval of Deltaproteobacteria bacterium:
- a CDS encoding 2,3-bisphosphoglycerate-independent phosphoglycerate mutase, with the protein MKGPLLLIVLDGWGEAKPSPFNSLSQAKLPTWNKIRNEYPTTFLEASAESVGLPEKTIGNSEVGHMNIGAGRVVYQDLTRINQSLLDKSFFKNRALMDVAENLKKSNGALHLMGLLSDGGVHSHINHLFALLDFAKAKNLPKVYVHCFMDGRDTPPNAGEGYIKKLEEKIKSVGNSAIATVIGRYYAMDRDKRWERTALAYEALVEGKGNKAASALQAITSSYEKGTTDEFTLPTVIEKEKKPVGLIKDGDVVLFFNYRADRTRQLTLALNKPDFSFFSRTVVPKLAAFVTMTRYEKDYPYPTLFPPQNLDNVLGEVLSKNHLKQFRIAETEKYAHVTYFFNGGQEIEFNGEDRILVPSPRDVATYDLKPEMSASQVMDEVLKRLDQKRYNVMIMNFANGDMVGHSGRINAAIKAVEAVDVCLGKILDKLESLHGMAIVTSDHGNCESMIDENGNPHTAHTLNLVPLVLITPDKKKYSLRKGGKLCDIAPTMLKLLGLSQPKEMTGESLLV; encoded by the coding sequence ATGAAAGGCCCACTTCTTCTCATTGTTTTGGATGGTTGGGGAGAAGCGAAGCCCTCTCCTTTTAATTCTTTGAGCCAAGCAAAACTCCCGACATGGAATAAAATTCGGAACGAATATCCGACAACTTTTCTGGAAGCTTCGGCGGAGTCGGTCGGATTGCCAGAGAAAACAATTGGCAATTCCGAAGTGGGACATATGAATATCGGTGCGGGGCGGGTTGTCTATCAGGACTTGACGCGCATCAATCAGTCTCTCTTGGATAAATCTTTTTTCAAAAATCGCGCTTTGATGGATGTTGCAGAAAATTTGAAAAAATCCAATGGCGCTCTTCATTTGATGGGACTTCTTTCCGATGGCGGAGTCCACAGTCACATCAATCATCTTTTTGCCCTTCTCGATTTTGCGAAGGCCAAGAATCTACCAAAAGTTTATGTCCATTGTTTTATGGATGGGCGCGACACTCCCCCAAATGCGGGCGAAGGTTACATTAAAAAACTCGAAGAAAAAATAAAGTCGGTTGGAAATTCTGCCATTGCAACAGTGATCGGGCGTTATTACGCCATGGATCGGGATAAGCGCTGGGAAAGAACGGCGTTGGCTTACGAAGCTCTGGTGGAAGGAAAAGGAAATAAGGCGGCCTCCGCTCTTCAGGCGATTACCTCTTCTTACGAAAAAGGGACGACCGATGAATTTACTTTGCCCACGGTGATTGAAAAAGAAAAGAAACCCGTTGGTCTCATCAAAGATGGCGATGTTGTTTTATTTTTCAATTATCGCGCAGACCGGACACGCCAGTTGACGCTGGCTTTGAATAAACCCGACTTTTCTTTTTTTTCAAGAACCGTTGTCCCAAAATTGGCGGCGTTTGTGACGATGACCCGTTACGAAAAAGATTATCCCTATCCCACTCTGTTCCCGCCGCAAAATTTGGACAATGTGTTGGGAGAGGTGTTGAGCAAAAATCATCTGAAGCAATTTCGCATTGCCGAGACCGAAAAATATGCCCATGTCACTTATTTTTTCAACGGCGGTCAGGAAATTGAGTTCAATGGCGAAGACCGAATCTTGGTGCCCAGCCCGCGCGATGTAGCAACTTATGATTTAAAACCGGAGATGTCGGCCAGTCAGGTGATGGATGAAGTTTTGAAACGGCTTGATCAGAAAAGATACAATGTGATGATCATGAATTTTGCAAACGGAGATATGGTGGGGCATAGCGGGCGGATCAATGCCGCAATCAAAGCGGTGGAGGCGGTCGATGTCTGCCTTGGGAAAATTTTGGATAAATTGGAATCACTTCACGGCATGGCGATTGTCACTTCAGATCATGGCAATTGCGAATCCATGATCGATGAAAATGGAAACCCCCACACAGCACACACGCTCAACCTCGTTCCCCTTGTCTTGATAACGCCCGACAAAAAAAAATATTCTCTGCGCAAAGGCGGAAAACTCTGCGACATTGCCCCAACGATGCTCAAACTTTTGGGTTTGAGTCAGCCAAAAGAAATGACCGGTGAATCTCTTCTTGTATGA
- a CDS encoding ComF family protein codes for MIDLFKKERVAGEGLSARSFGRACKPSPDRPRSFLKTSDIWKSLSSLIFLNRCLGCDAWLEESYGGSVCADCFSKLHFLKTPAHLPHLSKIYFDKAHSALAYEGVVLDWVHHYKYHRKLYWAPVLSGFLTSFNLDWQTYDAVTFVPLHWRRRFSRGFNPSHLLAHRLAKQKGFLLVDLLKRVRATVSQTKLSSEERTKNVQGAFKKIAHKNFSVKEKSLLLIDDVLTTGATVNECAKVLKKGGAKKVDVLTLARPL; via the coding sequence ATGATAGATCTTTTTAAAAAGGAACGGGTGGCAGGCGAAGGTTTGTCAGCCCGATCTTTCGGGAGGGCGTGCAAGCCTTCGCCTGACAGGCCCCGTTCCTTTTTAAAAACCTCGGACATCTGGAAATCTCTCTCTTCTTTAATTTTTCTTAATAGATGCCTTGGTTGTGATGCATGGCTTGAGGAATCGTATGGCGGCTCTGTTTGCGCGGATTGTTTTTCAAAACTTCATTTTCTTAAAACACCGGCGCACCTTCCCCATCTTTCCAAAATCTATTTTGACAAAGCTCATTCTGCTTTGGCGTATGAAGGCGTAGTGCTTGATTGGGTTCATCATTATAAATATCATCGTAAGCTTTATTGGGCTCCCGTTTTGTCCGGTTTTTTGACCTCTTTTAATCTTGATTGGCAAACATATGATGCCGTGACGTTTGTTCCTCTTCATTGGCGGCGCCGCTTTTCGCGCGGGTTTAACCCAAGTCATCTTCTGGCGCATCGCCTTGCCAAACAAAAAGGATTTCTACTTGTTGACTTGCTTAAGAGAGTGAGAGCGACGGTATCACAAACAAAATTAAGTTCTGAAGAACGGACTAAAAATGTTCAGGGTGCGTTTAAAAAAATCGCCCACAAAAATTTTTCCGTCAAAGAAAAATCGCTTCTTTTGATTGATGATGTTTTGACAACAGGAGCAACGGTCAACGAATGCGCCAAAGTTTTAAAAAAAGGTGGCGCCAAAAAAGTTGATGTATTGACTCTGGCAAGACCTCTTTGA